One Thiocapsa bogorovii DNA segment encodes these proteins:
- a CDS encoding FAD-linked oxidase C-terminal domain-containing protein, with translation MSLIQPTRIDFDDPQLAWTRAGLVSELRAFLPPDAVLERQEEVQPYECDGLSAYRQLPLLVVLPRTVEEVQRVLRICHARDVPVVARGAGTGLSGGALPRGDGVLLSLARFTRILDLDPVARTARVEPGVRNLAISEAAAPHGLYYAPDPSSQIACTIGGNVAENSGGVHCLKYGLTVHNVLAVKLVTIEGELIELGSNGLDAPGYDLLALFIGSEGMLGVTVEVTVKLLPVPERAQAILAAYDDVEKAGQAVGDIIAAGIIPAGLEMMDGPAIQAAEDFVHAGYPTDAAAILICEIDGTSQEVSEEIMRVRDLLLTSGATEVRTSRDDTERLMFWKGRKAAFPAVGRISPDYYCMDGTIPRRALPEVLRRTAEMSREYGLRVANVFHAGDGNMHPLILFDANTPGELERTEELGGRILELCVEVGGTITGEHGVGIEKINQMCVQFSPEELRQFHAVKAAFDPTGLLNPGKGVPTPRRCSEYRQLPDHTHRHPH, from the coding sequence ATGAGCCTGATTCAACCGACCCGGATCGACTTCGATGATCCACAACTCGCCTGGACACGTGCTGGACTCGTGTCTGAGTTGCGGGCCTTTCTGCCGCCGGATGCGGTGCTCGAGCGGCAGGAGGAGGTGCAACCCTACGAGTGCGACGGGCTGTCGGCCTATCGGCAGTTGCCACTGCTGGTGGTGCTGCCGCGCACCGTCGAGGAGGTGCAGCGGGTCCTGCGAATCTGTCACGCGCGCGACGTGCCGGTGGTGGCGCGGGGGGCGGGCACGGGGCTTTCGGGCGGCGCCTTGCCGCGCGGCGACGGTGTGCTGCTGAGTCTGGCGCGCTTCACCCGGATCCTCGATTTGGACCCGGTCGCGCGCACCGCGCGGGTGGAGCCGGGGGTGCGCAACCTGGCGATCAGCGAGGCCGCGGCGCCTCACGGGCTCTACTATGCACCGGATCCGTCGAGCCAGATCGCCTGCACCATCGGGGGCAATGTCGCGGAGAATTCGGGTGGGGTGCATTGCCTGAAGTACGGGCTTACGGTGCACAACGTCCTCGCGGTCAAACTGGTGACGATCGAGGGCGAGTTGATCGAGCTGGGATCGAACGGGCTCGACGCGCCGGGCTACGACCTCTTGGCACTCTTCATCGGCTCCGAAGGGATGCTCGGCGTGACGGTCGAGGTGACGGTCAAGCTGCTGCCCGTGCCGGAACGCGCCCAGGCCATCCTCGCGGCCTACGACGACGTGGAGAAGGCCGGCCAAGCTGTCGGCGACATCATCGCGGCCGGGATCATCCCGGCGGGGCTGGAGATGATGGACGGGCCGGCGATCCAGGCGGCGGAGGACTTCGTGCATGCCGGTTATCCGACCGATGCGGCGGCGATCCTCATCTGCGAGATCGACGGAACGAGCCAGGAGGTCTCCGAGGAGATCATGCGGGTGCGCGATCTGCTCTTGACCAGCGGTGCGACCGAGGTCCGGACCTCGCGCGACGACACCGAGCGCCTGATGTTCTGGAAAGGGCGCAAGGCCGCCTTCCCGGCGGTGGGTCGGATCTCGCCGGACTATTACTGCATGGACGGCACCATCCCGCGCCGCGCCCTGCCCGAGGTGCTGCGACGTACGGCCGAGATGTCGCGCGAGTACGGGCTGCGGGTCGCGAATGTCTTTCATGCCGGGGACGGCAACATGCACCCGCTGATCCTCTTCGATGCCAACACTCCGGGCGAGCTGGAGCGGACCGAGGAGCTGGGCGGGCGGATCCTGGAACTGTGCGTCGAGGTCGGCGGGACCATCACCGGCGAGCACGGGGTGGGGATCGAGAAGATCAATCAGATGTGCGTCCAGTTCAGTCCCGAAGAGCTGCGACAGTTCCACGCGGTCAAGGCCGCGTTCGATCCGACTGGGTTGCTGAACCCTGGCAAGGGTGTACCGACGCCGAGACGCTGCTCGGAGTATCGGCAGCTTCCGGATCACACGCATCGGCACCCGCACTGA
- a CDS encoding class I SAM-dependent methyltransferase gives MGTSLRRYFSGLDHSRQGLTALFRLKDECRSMTLVDLTERCIDACRQRFVGDRHISYSVNDGKSLPTVADSSADLVFSFDSLVHVEIDVMSGYIEEIARVLRPEGVAFIHHSNMAAFKRPDGEGFRIENKHWRGRSVSADIIAAFCAASGLCCYRQELVNWGCPDLIDSFSYIARRGSSRDRRREVIENPRFMQERIRLSKEGWKAPFA, from the coding sequence ATGGGGACCTCCTTGCGCCGATATTTCAGCGGCTTGGATCACTCGAGGCAAGGTTTAACTGCTCTTTTTAGGTTGAAAGATGAGTGCAGGTCAATGACCCTTGTTGACCTGACCGAGCGTTGTATCGACGCATGTCGTCAACGATTCGTAGGCGACCGGCACATCAGCTACTCCGTCAACGACGGTAAATCGTTGCCGACGGTCGCCGACAGCTCCGCCGACTTGGTGTTTTCTTTCGATTCATTGGTCCATGTCGAAATCGACGTAATGTCGGGGTACATCGAGGAGATCGCGCGCGTTCTCCGACCCGAGGGCGTTGCCTTTATTCACCATTCCAATATGGCCGCGTTCAAACGTCCGGATGGCGAAGGCTTCAGGATCGAGAACAAGCATTGGCGAGGCCGTTCGGTTTCTGCCGACATTATCGCCGCATTCTGCGCAGCATCCGGGTTGTGCTGCTACCGCCAAGAGCTCGTGAACTGGGGCTGCCCCGACTTGATTGACAGCTTCAGCTACATCGCCCGTCGCGGTTCGTCTCGGGATCGCCGTCGAGAGGTGATCGAGAATCCCCGCTTTATGCAGGAGAGGATTCGTCTCTCGAAAGAGGGTTGGAAAGCCCCGTTCGCTTGA
- a CDS encoding DedA family protein yields the protein MLLVACSLALLFMPIAGSVAASTQAQVSQKVEAAADDVAHDLENAVAKMRPVIERYGYAGVVGAVSAEGFGIPAPGQTMLMAGALEAAGGHPHIVLLLFLAVAAAVAGNSLGYLIGRKGGRPLLRKLRVNEEREQKLSALFERFGGGFILLARFVDGPRQLNGILAGMLEMRWWVFTLFNVLGALLWVGIWGLGTFYLSEHVHAIDAFLRRINPWAIGIVLTALLALGVYLFRGRRAN from the coding sequence ATGTTGCTCGTCGCGTGCTCCTTGGCGCTGCTGTTCATGCCGATCGCGGGCTCGGTCGCGGCTTCGACGCAGGCGCAGGTATCGCAGAAGGTCGAGGCGGCAGCGGATGACGTTGCCCATGATCTCGAGAACGCGGTCGCGAAGATGCGTCCTGTGATCGAACGCTACGGTTATGCGGGCGTCGTCGGCGCGGTGTCGGCGGAAGGCTTCGGCATTCCGGCACCCGGACAAACCATGCTGATGGCCGGTGCGCTCGAGGCCGCCGGGGGGCATCCGCACATCGTCCTGTTGCTCTTTCTGGCTGTTGCCGCCGCGGTGGCTGGCAATAGCCTGGGTTATCTGATCGGGAGAAAAGGCGGCCGGCCCCTGTTGCGCAAGCTCAGGGTGAACGAAGAGCGGGAGCAGAAGCTGAGCGCGCTGTTCGAGCGTTTCGGCGGCGGATTCATCCTGCTTGCGCGCTTCGTCGACGGACCACGCCAACTCAATGGCATCCTTGCCGGCATGCTTGAGATGCGGTGGTGGGTGTTCACGCTCTTCAATGTCCTTGGCGCCCTACTCTGGGTCGGTATCTGGGGTCTTGGCACCTTCTATCTGAGCGAGCACGTCCACGCCATCGACGCATTCCTACGCCGGATCAATCCATGGGCTATCGGGATCGTCTTGACGGCTTTGCTCGCACTGGGCGTTTATCTCTTCCGCGGGCGCCGCGCGAATTGA
- the glpK gene encoding glycerol kinase GlpK produces MNSGYILSIDQGTTGTTVLIFDHAGAVHARAYSEFTQHYPKPGWVEHDAEEIVLITMKVIAEALRAGSVSPDAVQAIGITNQRETTVVWERASGRPIGRAIVWQDRRTARYCDELKSRGLEEMVRAKTGLVIDPYFSGTKLKWILDNHSGLRERAERGEICFGTIDSWLVFRLTGCRVHITDYSNASRTMLYNIRDLQWDAELLDLLQIPAAMLPEVRPSSQIYGETDPQMFFGTRGIPVAGIAGDQQAALFGQACHSPGMAKNTYGTGSFVLMHTGTEAVTSDERLLTTIAWGVGDEPVEYALEGAIFVTGSAVQWLRDGLGIIRHASETRELARSVPENEGVYFVPALVGLGAPHWDPYARGLLIGITRGTTRGHVVRAVLESMAYQTRDVIEAMERDSGIALKELRCDGGASVNSVLMQFQADILGVNVEVPSIIETTALGSAYLAGLAVGFWESRDEIAEKWALDVRYHPRFDPAKRERLFNRWHKAVELSKGWALDDD; encoded by the coding sequence ATGAACAGTGGCTATATCCTTTCCATCGATCAGGGCACCACGGGCACGACGGTGTTGATCTTCGATCACGCCGGCGCGGTCCATGCGCGTGCCTACTCCGAGTTCACCCAACATTATCCCAAGCCCGGCTGGGTTGAGCACGACGCCGAAGAGATCGTGCTGATCACGATGAAGGTCATCGCGGAGGCCTTGCGTGCCGGCAGCGTTTCGCCCGACGCGGTCCAAGCCATCGGCATCACCAACCAGCGCGAGACGACGGTCGTGTGGGAGCGCGCCTCGGGTCGTCCGATCGGGCGAGCCATCGTCTGGCAGGATCGGCGCACCGCACGCTACTGCGACGAGCTCAAGTCCCGCGGTCTCGAGGAGATGGTCCGTGCCAAGACCGGCTTGGTTATCGATCCGTATTTTTCCGGCACCAAGTTGAAGTGGATACTGGACAACCACTCCGGTCTGCGCGAGAGGGCGGAACGCGGCGAGATCTGTTTCGGCACCATCGACTCCTGGCTGGTGTTCCGGCTGACGGGCTGCCGGGTGCATATCACCGACTATTCCAACGCCTCCCGCACCATGCTCTACAACATCCGCGACCTGCAGTGGGATGCGGAGCTGTTGGACCTGCTCCAGATCCCGGCCGCCATGCTGCCCGAGGTGCGCCCCTCCTCGCAGATCTACGGCGAGACCGATCCGCAGATGTTCTTCGGTACCCGCGGCATCCCGGTCGCCGGTATCGCCGGGGATCAACAGGCGGCCTTGTTCGGTCAAGCCTGCCATAGCCCGGGGATGGCGAAGAACACCTACGGAACCGGATCGTTCGTGCTGATGCATACCGGAACCGAAGCGGTGACGAGCGATGAGCGTCTGCTCACGACCATCGCCTGGGGTGTAGGAGACGAGCCGGTGGAGTATGCGCTCGAGGGTGCGATCTTCGTGACCGGTTCCGCGGTGCAGTGGTTGCGCGACGGCCTCGGCATCATTCGTCATGCCTCCGAGACACGTGAGCTTGCGCGATCGGTACCGGAGAACGAGGGGGTCTATTTCGTGCCGGCCCTGGTGGGCCTCGGCGCCCCGCACTGGGATCCTTATGCCCGCGGCTTGTTGATCGGGATTACGCGGGGCACGACCCGCGGTCATGTCGTGCGCGCGGTGCTCGAGAGCATGGCGTATCAGACGCGCGACGTGATCGAGGCCATGGAGCGCGACTCCGGGATTGCGCTCAAGGAACTGCGCTGCGACGGCGGTGCATCGGTGAACAGTGTTCTGATGCAGTTTCAGGCCGACATTCTCGGCGTCAATGTCGAGGTTCCGAGCATCATCGAGACCACGGCGCTCGGCTCGGCCTATCTCGCCGGGCTCGCCGTCGGCTTTTGGGAAAGCCGCGACGAGATCGCCGAGAAGTGGGCGCTGGATGTGCGCTATCACCCGCGTTTCGACCCGGCCAAGCGCGAACGTCTGTTCAATCGCTGGCACAAGGCCGTCGAGCTCTCCAAGGGTTGGGCACTCGACGACGATTGA
- the lnt gene encoding apolipoprotein N-acyltransferase: MPIGAAVSSALLYRLAFVLDTPCCLLWVAFVPLILVAANYTPTPAFLFGWLSSFILNFGTAGWVLEIPGFSLSHGLLLGVYAGIFPALWCAIIALARRRRLTLLLLAPAAWVVLDYLRAHAGPLALSWGTPAYWQHANLPILQLASYAGEYGVTYLVLFVNSAIALGLMERKWRFLAVAGIPLAVVFSAGAMVLRHDSLPTASVRVALVQPAFSVADLKSFSGPEKLDVLERLSVEAGRSRPDLIVWPEAVVHDWRRSPGLLLRIGRIAQEVNAPIVLGMSESGKSFNARGSVGALPHGPEARSRNSAVLVSAKGDFSGVYNKNRLVPFSEFIPFEGFVNWPDWIPPPGQPMAPGTHQVEFEIAEGVTAAPIICWENLFADYVRGAVRQDTDMVLQLVNDNWAGRTLAPYQHEAASVVRAVENRVPVVIASNTGPSRIIDAYGRILAELPDLFTPGVAVANVRSSGTRSFYYRNGDWMVLLCGLIVTVVIMLDFVFGRR; this comes from the coding sequence ATGCCAATCGGCGCCGCAGTATCAAGTGCGCTTCTTTATCGGCTTGCTTTTGTCCTCGATACGCCCTGTTGCCTCCTCTGGGTTGCCTTCGTTCCGCTCATCCTCGTTGCCGCGAATTATACGCCCACACCGGCCTTCCTATTTGGATGGCTCAGCAGTTTTATCTTGAACTTCGGTACGGCCGGTTGGGTTCTTGAGATTCCCGGCTTTAGTCTTTCTCATGGTCTGTTGCTCGGCGTTTATGCGGGCATCTTTCCGGCGCTCTGGTGTGCGATCATCGCGCTCGCCCGGAGAAGGCGTCTGACTTTGTTATTGCTCGCGCCGGCGGCGTGGGTCGTTCTCGACTACCTGCGTGCCCATGCGGGACCGCTCGCCCTATCGTGGGGAACGCCGGCATATTGGCAGCACGCCAATCTTCCCATTCTGCAACTTGCGTCTTATGCAGGCGAGTATGGAGTTACCTATCTTGTGTTATTCGTCAATTCCGCCATCGCCCTTGGGTTGATGGAACGGAAATGGCGATTTCTTGCCGTCGCTGGTATCCCGTTGGCGGTCGTCTTCTCGGCAGGAGCAATGGTTCTGCGGCATGACAGCTTGCCGACGGCATCTGTCCGGGTTGCCTTGGTTCAGCCTGCATTCTCGGTTGCCGATTTGAAGTCCTTCAGCGGTCCCGAGAAACTCGACGTGCTGGAGCGGTTGTCCGTGGAAGCCGGCAGATCGCGTCCGGATCTGATCGTTTGGCCGGAGGCGGTCGTGCACGACTGGAGGCGTTCCCCAGGTTTATTGCTTCGCATCGGAAGGATCGCGCAAGAAGTCAACGCCCCGATCGTTCTGGGGATGTCGGAGAGTGGGAAATCGTTTAACGCCCGAGGGTCAGTCGGGGCTTTGCCGCATGGGCCCGAGGCCCGCTCTCGTAACAGTGCGGTCTTGGTCAGCGCAAAGGGGGATTTCTCCGGCGTCTACAACAAGAATCGGTTGGTTCCCTTTTCGGAATTCATCCCTTTCGAGGGGTTCGTGAATTGGCCCGATTGGATACCCCCTCCGGGTCAGCCCATGGCGCCGGGAACGCATCAGGTTGAATTCGAGATTGCCGAGGGTGTGACGGCTGCTCCGATCATCTGTTGGGAGAATCTGTTCGCCGACTATGTGAGAGGGGCGGTTCGACAGGACACCGACATGGTGCTGCAGCTGGTCAATGATAACTGGGCTGGCCGAACATTGGCGCCCTATCAGCATGAGGCGGCATCCGTCGTCCGGGCGGTGGAGAATCGTGTGCCGGTCGTGATTGCATCGAATACCGGGCCGTCGCGGATCATCGATGCCTATGGTCGAATTCTCGCGGAATTGCCGGATCTGTTCACACCGGGCGTTGCCGTCGCGAATGTCCGATCCTCGGGCACCCGGTCGTTTTACTATCGGAACGGGGATTGGATGGTGCTGCTGTGCGGGCTTATCGTCACGGTAGTGATCATGTTGGATTTCGTGTTCGGGCGTCGATGA
- a CDS encoding glycerol-3-phosphate dehydrogenase/oxidase gives MTLRESNIAKLREGVVYDALIIGGGINGAVSAAALSGKGAHVALIDKRDFAGFTSQQSSNLAWGGIKYLESGDYVLVRKLCLSRNELIRSYPSRVKEIRFFATIDRGFRFSPFFLWLGTWVYWLFGNGFTRIPRFLTKDRIRREEPVVKTDKAAGGFEYSDAYLHDNDSRFVFQFVRSAMDRGCIAANYVESLGARRDGDLWITRARDTETGETFEIRSKILINAAGPFVDDHNQLTGEQTEHRHLFSKGIHLIVPQITPHQRILTFFADDGRLFFVIPMGVRTCIGTTDNRVDTPQTEVTDADRDFVLENINKRLALAAPLTREDIIAERCGVRPLVVKSRSGDGSGRDWMQLSRKHEIDVDRARAHLSIFGGKLTDCVNVGNEVSRIVAGLGIDLPHAGYRWYGEPHRSVYEEYMHQARLMNLDSYTSPESIEPLSSRLWRRYDQQAFELLAQIREDPRRADVLIKGTDYLRCEIQLAKRQEMIVTLEDFLRRRSKIALVVQRRKIQEAEGLMEACEILFGEAATARYEEYFGESRSVTRAQSRHLQSNAA, from the coding sequence ATGACTCTGCGCGAAAGCAACATCGCCAAGCTGCGTGAAGGCGTCGTCTACGACGCGCTGATTATCGGCGGCGGTATCAACGGGGCCGTGTCTGCCGCGGCGCTCTCCGGCAAGGGCGCACACGTCGCCCTGATCGACAAGCGTGATTTCGCAGGCTTTACCAGTCAGCAATCGTCCAACCTGGCGTGGGGCGGCATCAAATATCTCGAAAGCGGCGATTACGTGCTCGTGCGCAAGCTGTGCCTGAGCCGCAACGAGCTGATCCGCAGCTATCCGAGCCGGGTCAAGGAGATCCGCTTCTTCGCGACGATCGACCGCGGGTTCCGATTCTCGCCCTTCTTTTTGTGGCTCGGGACTTGGGTCTACTGGCTCTTCGGCAACGGCTTCACTCGGATCCCGCGCTTCCTCACCAAGGATCGGATCCGACGCGAGGAGCCGGTGGTGAAGACCGACAAGGCGGCCGGCGGGTTCGAATACTCCGACGCCTATCTGCACGACAACGACTCGCGCTTCGTCTTCCAGTTCGTACGCTCCGCAATGGATCGCGGCTGCATCGCGGCCAACTATGTCGAGTCGCTCGGTGCACGGCGCGACGGTGATCTCTGGATCACGCGGGCGCGCGATACCGAAACCGGCGAGACCTTTGAGATCCGCTCCAAGATACTGATCAACGCCGCCGGTCCCTTCGTGGACGACCACAATCAGCTCACGGGGGAGCAGACCGAGCACCGGCATCTGTTCTCCAAAGGCATCCATCTGATCGTGCCGCAGATCACGCCCCATCAGCGGATCCTGACCTTCTTTGCGGACGACGGGCGGCTGTTCTTCGTCATCCCGATGGGCGTGCGCACCTGCATCGGCACCACCGACAATCGAGTCGACACACCCCAGACCGAGGTCACCGACGCGGATCGCGACTTCGTGCTGGAGAACATCAACAAGCGGCTCGCATTGGCCGCGCCCCTGACGCGCGAGGACATCATCGCCGAACGCTGTGGCGTGCGGCCGCTGGTCGTGAAGAGCCGAAGCGGCGACGGGAGCGGGCGTGATTGGATGCAGCTCTCGCGCAAGCACGAGATCGATGTCGATCGCGCGCGGGCGCATCTGTCCATCTTCGGCGGCAAGCTCACCGACTGCGTGAACGTCGGCAACGAGGTCTCGCGGATCGTCGCGGGGCTCGGCATCGATCTGCCGCATGCCGGGTATCGCTGGTACGGCGAGCCGCACCGCTCGGTCTACGAGGAGTACATGCACCAGGCACGCCTGATGAATCTGGACAGCTACACCTCGCCCGAGTCTATCGAGCCGCTCTCCAGCCGGCTGTGGCGGCGCTACGATCAGCAGGCCTTCGAGCTGCTCGCCCAGATCCGCGAGGATCCCCGCCGGGCCGATGTGCTGATCAAGGGAACGGATTATCTGCGCTGCGAGATTCAGCTCGCCAAGCGCCAGGAGATGATCGTTACGCTCGAGGATTTCCTGCGCCGTCGCTCCAAGATCGCCCTCGTGGTGCAGCGCCGAAAGATCCAGGAGGCCGAGGGCCTGATGGAGGCCTGCGAGATCCTCTTCGGCGAGGCCGCGACGGCGCGTTACGAGGAGTATTTCGGCGAGTCTCGATCCGTGACGCGCGCGCAATCCCGACACCTGCAGTCGAATGCCGCCTGA
- a CDS encoding transposase, whose product MSNPIPHPQGEPETTALVPHAGPVAVDTFGGRVHVEWDAQAAVTPLGQLPFFTEFLRLGGRFDAWVESCPLKLTSPNAPSTRDVLGTAILAVLSGHQRYAHISALRGDTINAALLGMEAVVSEDSVRRNLGKLDEADGVAWLQNHLDACVAPVLGVPWILDADVTVKPLYGHQEGAVKGYNPHKPGRPSHTYHTYFVAGLRLILDVEVLDGNQTASKYSAPGLWELLARLPRAHWPLCIRGDRDWGTQANMARAEQEGIPYLFKLRMTSKVKQTVERLMRDAEWCDAGQGWQGAETTLRLSGWSRARRAVVLRRRIKADLAVVEQGDPEQLRLSFAELTDETIVYEYAVLVTSLPHEILSVAQLYRDRADAENPFDELKNHWGWGGFTTRDIKRCRFMARITALTYNWWSLFVRLADPTRHTEAITSRPLLLSAPARLTRHGGQTRLTISHPHAEAGWVEATCREITAFFNTLRRTAEQLSPLQRWYRLLSRALVKYLNGRQLQPPAVLPAPA is encoded by the coding sequence ATGAGCAACCCGATCCCTCACCCGCAGGGTGAACCCGAAACCACCGCATTGGTACCGCATGCCGGCCCGGTTGCGGTGGACACGTTTGGCGGGCGCGTCCACGTCGAGTGGGATGCGCAGGCGGCGGTCACCCCGCTGGGGCAGCTGCCGTTCTTCACCGAGTTTTTGCGCCTGGGCGGGCGCTTCGATGCCTGGGTCGAGAGCTGCCCGCTGAAGCTGACCAGCCCGAACGCCCCGAGCACGCGCGACGTTCTGGGTACCGCCATCCTGGCGGTGCTGTCCGGGCATCAGCGCTATGCCCACATCAGTGCCCTGCGCGGCGACACCATCAACGCCGCCCTGCTGGGCATGGAGGCGGTGGTGAGCGAGGACTCGGTGCGCCGCAACCTCGGCAAGCTCGATGAAGCCGACGGGGTGGCCTGGTTGCAGAACCACCTGGACGCCTGCGTGGCGCCGGTGCTGGGCGTGCCCTGGATTCTCGATGCCGACGTGACGGTCAAGCCGCTCTACGGGCATCAAGAGGGTGCGGTCAAAGGCTACAATCCGCACAAGCCGGGTCGGCCCTCGCACACCTACCATACCTATTTCGTCGCCGGTCTGCGTCTGATCCTGGACGTGGAGGTGCTGGACGGCAACCAAACCGCGTCCAAGTACAGCGCGCCGGGCCTGTGGGAGTTGCTCGCGCGCCTGCCGCGGGCGCACTGGCCGCTGTGCATTCGCGGCGACCGCGATTGGGGCACCCAAGCCAACATGGCACGGGCCGAGCAGGAGGGGATCCCGTATCTGTTCAAGCTGCGCATGACCTCCAAGGTCAAGCAGACCGTCGAGCGCCTGATGCGCGATGCCGAGTGGTGCGATGCCGGTCAAGGCTGGCAGGGGGCCGAGACGACCCTGCGTCTGTCGGGCTGGAGCCGTGCCCGGCGCGCCGTCGTGCTGCGCCGGCGCATCAAGGCCGACCTGGCCGTCGTCGAGCAGGGTGATCCCGAGCAGCTGCGCCTGAGCTTCGCCGAGCTCACCGACGAGACGATCGTCTACGAGTACGCCGTGCTGGTGACCTCGCTGCCCCATGAGATCCTGAGCGTGGCGCAACTCTATCGCGATCGCGCCGACGCGGAGAATCCCTTCGACGAGCTCAAGAACCATTGGGGCTGGGGCGGCTTCACCACCCGCGACATCAAGCGCTGCCGCTTCATGGCGCGCATCACCGCCTTGACCTACAACTGGTGGAGCCTGTTCGTGCGCCTGGCCGACCCGACTCGGCACACCGAGGCGATCACCAGCCGCCCGCTGCTGCTCAGCGCACCGGCACGACTGACCCGTCACGGCGGGCAGACGCGCCTGACCATCAGCCATCCCCATGCCGAAGCCGGGTGGGTGGAGGCGACCTGCCGCGAGATCACGGCCTTCTTCAACACGCTGCGCCGAACTGCGGAGCAGTTGAGTCCCCTGCAACGCTGGTACCGGCTCCTCTCGCGGGCGCTGGTGAAGTATCTCAACGGCCGCCAATTGCAGCCGCCGGCGGTGTTACCGGCGCCGGCGTAG
- a CDS encoding L,D-transpeptidase family protein — translation MFTQTKYTQDRDFAQGNWAYSADPGGASTTPPARALAPLRCCTALLAGLALSGCATLYDSHHIVEEPERADRFVLPDDETEVVGDVRVVVARYEDTLPDFARRYGLGHDEIVAANPGVDPWLPGDGTRVVLPTQYVLPNAPREGVVVNLATLRLFYFPKREEGEPQVVVTHPIGIGREGWRTPLGQMRIIQKTENPTWTPPASIRRERAKRGEQLPAVVAAGPDNPLGDYAMRLSRPQYLLHGTNKPFGIGMRVSHGCIQLYPEDIARLFEEVPIGTKVTVVNQPYLVGTRAGEVYLEAHTPLAEDQKRWKGSLKPMEKAVETKTADGPDIVDWEKAREVALEARGFPVPISIDSPGLEDVVARARRVPRIPPWAEVEDEES, via the coding sequence GTGTTTACACAAACCAAATACACGCAGGACCGGGATTTTGCCCAAGGAAACTGGGCGTACAGCGCAGACCCCGGCGGAGCGAGCACGACACCTCCCGCGAGGGCCCTCGCTCCCCTACGGTGCTGCACGGCACTTCTTGCCGGCCTCGCACTGAGCGGCTGTGCGACCCTCTATGACTCGCATCACATCGTCGAGGAACCGGAGCGTGCCGATCGTTTCGTCCTGCCGGACGACGAAACCGAAGTCGTCGGGGACGTCCGGGTCGTGGTTGCACGATACGAAGACACGCTCCCGGATTTCGCGCGGCGCTATGGGTTGGGACACGACGAGATCGTCGCGGCAAACCCCGGCGTCGACCCCTGGCTCCCCGGAGACGGAACGCGCGTGGTCCTTCCGACCCAATACGTCTTGCCGAACGCCCCGCGCGAGGGCGTGGTCGTCAACCTCGCGACGCTGCGCCTGTTCTATTTCCCGAAGCGCGAGGAAGGCGAACCACAGGTGGTCGTCACCCACCCCATCGGGATCGGTCGCGAGGGTTGGCGAACGCCGTTGGGGCAGATGCGGATCATCCAGAAGACCGAGAACCCCACCTGGACACCACCTGCATCCATCCGCCGGGAGCGCGCGAAGCGGGGCGAGCAGCTCCCGGCCGTCGTCGCGGCAGGCCCCGACAATCCGCTCGGCGACTACGCGATGCGCCTGAGCCGGCCCCAATACCTGCTCCACGGCACGAACAAACCGTTCGGCATCGGGATGCGCGTAAGCCACGGATGCATCCAGCTGTACCCTGAAGACATCGCTCGTCTGTTCGAGGAGGTCCCGATCGGGACCAAGGTCACGGTCGTCAATCAGCCTTATCTCGTGGGGACACGCGCCGGCGAGGTCTACCTGGAGGCCCACACCCCCCTCGCCGAGGACCAAAAGCGCTGGAAAGGCAGCCTGAAGCCGATGGAGAAGGCGGTCGAGACCAAGACCGCCGACGGCCCCGACATCGTCGATTGGGAAAAAGCACGGGAAGTAGCCCTGGAGGCACGCGGGTTTCCGGTCCCGATTTCGATCGACAGTCCAGGTCTCGAGGATGTCGTCGCCCGCGCCCGCAGAGTTCCTCGTATTCCGCCGTGGGCGGAGGTCGAGGACGAGGAGTCCTGA